Proteins found in one Arthrobacter sp. U41 genomic segment:
- the kynA gene encoding tryptophan 2,3-dioxygenase, whose translation MTIEKNTRELDKDIVRDFSSKMSYASYLQLPTLLSAQQPVSAPEHHDEMLFIIQHQTTELWLKLVLHELRSAAAWLRSDDLGSALKAIARVKHIQKTLTEQWSVLATLTPTEYSQFRGFLGNSSGFQSSQYRAVEFLLGNKNRKMLPVFESDPEAHAMLLELLESPSIYDDFLAYLKRQGFDVPASLLERDVTRAHEFCAELVPVFKYIYENAAENWGAYEACEELVDLEDNFQLWRFRHLRTVQRTIGMKSGTGGSSGAAFLQKALELTFFPELFAVRTEIGQ comes from the coding sequence GTGACGATTGAGAAAAACACCAGGGAACTGGACAAGGACATTGTCCGGGACTTCAGCTCAAAGATGAGCTACGCGTCCTACCTGCAGCTGCCGACGCTCCTGAGCGCCCAGCAGCCGGTCAGCGCCCCGGAGCACCACGACGAGATGCTGTTCATCATCCAGCACCAGACCACGGAACTGTGGCTCAAGCTGGTCCTGCACGAGCTCCGCAGCGCCGCCGCCTGGCTGCGCTCCGACGATCTCGGCTCGGCCTTGAAAGCCATCGCCAGGGTCAAGCACATCCAGAAAACCCTCACCGAGCAGTGGTCCGTGCTGGCCACGCTCACCCCCACCGAGTACTCGCAGTTCCGGGGCTTCCTGGGCAACTCCTCCGGATTCCAGTCCAGCCAGTACCGCGCCGTCGAATTCCTGCTCGGCAACAAGAACCGCAAGATGCTGCCGGTGTTCGAATCCGACCCCGAGGCCCACGCGATGCTGCTGGAGCTCCTCGAATCCCCGAGCATCTACGACGACTTCCTCGCCTACCTCAAACGCCAGGGCTTCGACGTTCCCGCCTCACTGCTGGAGCGGGACGTCACCCGGGCACACGAGTTCTGCGCCGAGCTCGTCCCGGTCTTCAAATACATCTACGAGAACGCCGCCGAGAACTGGGGCGCCTACGAGGCCTGCGAGGAGCTCGTGGACCTCGAGGACAACTTCCAGCTCTGGCGCTTCCGGCATCTGCGCACGGTGCAGCGCACCATCGGCATGAAGTCAGGCACCGGCGGCTCCAGCGGCGCTGCCTTCCTGCAGAAGGCGCTGGAACTGACCTTCTTCCCGGAGCTCTTCGCCGTCCGGACGGAGATCGGTCAGTGA
- a CDS encoding HNH endonuclease signature motif containing protein has translation MEAIGDFIPVQANRPGAGILPGVPRLAPVPDEAENADRALDGALALLRSSNGTALTHAAQFGVTEASDFAGRVEELSRMVDYFQLVATAAVDRTRSQAAAGARTAAAKFGSNAPAGWLTGWNTEASGPTSTPSDPSWNEPGGADLSTGWVDDGYRNTVEFLRARLRITAAEARRRLALVADVLPRTGISGQPLPAAKEELAAVVVSGDISSRAATIISLSLDRVRHVSAAEDAARMVHALTRTAVENDPDFLTRIAKRWTDALDQDGDEPDEQELRHRQGAFIRRAHRGLHHLEIFATTEQFEHLLTVMNTATNPRTGAASGPDADDAASAELLDQRTRPQRHLDGLVGGCKAALAAGDLPAAGGLRPQVMVTIDYRDLLDRLGGPGPETRAPGSNAGTLMFTGPITASTVRKIACDADLIPIVLGGKGRILDIGRASRVFPPHVRNAIAARDQGCAFPQCTIPAPWCEAHHINYWSRGGSTGTGNGTLLCSHHHHVIHKEQWTIALRSGVPWFIPPPHLDPRQVPRRNRYFRLE, from the coding sequence ATGGAAGCCATTGGAGATTTCATCCCGGTACAGGCCAACCGGCCAGGCGCCGGGATCCTCCCTGGCGTTCCCCGGCTCGCGCCCGTTCCTGACGAAGCGGAGAACGCGGACCGTGCTCTGGACGGAGCACTTGCCCTCCTCCGCTCTTCAAACGGGACGGCGTTGACCCATGCGGCGCAGTTCGGAGTGACCGAAGCCTCGGACTTTGCCGGCCGCGTGGAGGAATTGTCCCGCATGGTCGATTACTTCCAGCTTGTGGCGACGGCGGCGGTCGACCGGACCCGAAGCCAGGCAGCGGCTGGAGCCAGGACTGCCGCCGCGAAGTTTGGTTCCAACGCGCCTGCCGGCTGGTTGACTGGCTGGAATACGGAGGCGAGTGGGCCGACGAGTACTCCCTCGGACCCCTCCTGGAACGAACCGGGAGGCGCTGATCTTTCCACGGGATGGGTGGACGACGGGTACCGGAACACCGTGGAGTTCCTGCGGGCACGGCTGCGGATCACTGCCGCGGAAGCCCGACGCCGGCTGGCCCTCGTCGCGGACGTCCTGCCGCGAACAGGCATATCGGGCCAGCCACTGCCGGCCGCGAAAGAAGAACTCGCGGCTGTGGTCGTCTCCGGGGACATCAGCTCACGGGCGGCGACCATCATCAGCCTTTCCCTGGACCGGGTCCGGCACGTGTCCGCCGCAGAGGATGCCGCCCGGATGGTGCACGCCCTCACCCGGACAGCGGTTGAGAACGACCCGGACTTCCTGACCAGGATCGCCAAACGCTGGACGGACGCCTTGGACCAGGACGGCGACGAACCCGACGAGCAGGAACTGCGCCACCGCCAGGGTGCCTTCATACGACGGGCACACCGTGGACTGCATCATCTGGAAATCTTCGCCACGACCGAACAGTTCGAACACCTACTCACGGTCATGAACACCGCCACCAACCCGCGGACCGGCGCCGCATCCGGGCCCGACGCGGACGACGCCGCCTCAGCAGAGCTGCTGGATCAGCGCACCCGGCCGCAGCGGCATCTCGACGGCCTCGTCGGTGGCTGTAAAGCTGCCCTCGCCGCCGGAGACCTGCCCGCCGCGGGAGGGCTGCGCCCGCAGGTGATGGTCACCATTGACTATCGTGACCTCCTGGACCGGCTGGGCGGCCCCGGCCCGGAGACTCGAGCCCCTGGCTCCAACGCCGGGACACTGATGTTCACCGGACCCATCACGGCCTCGACAGTGCGCAAGATCGCGTGCGACGCCGACCTCATTCCCATCGTGCTCGGGGGCAAGGGCCGGATCCTCGACATCGGCCGCGCCTCACGGGTTTTCCCGCCGCACGTCCGCAATGCCATCGCCGCGCGCGACCAGGGCTGTGCCTTTCCCCAGTGCACGATCCCGGCGCCCTGGTGCGAGGCCCACCACATCAACTACTGGTCCCGCGGCGGAAGCACTGGGACAGGCAACGGAACGCTGCTCTGCTCGCATCACCATCACGTAATCCACAAGGAACAGTGGACCATTGCACTCCGAAGCGGCGTCCCCTGGTTCATCCCGCCTCCGCACCTTGATCCTCGCCAGGTGCCGCGACGAAACCGCTACTTCCGCCTTGAATGA
- a CDS encoding DUF937 domain-containing protein, whose product MTELHDILQQIPVDQIAGMLGTDRQTAQAAVEAAVPTLLAGMHGNAQAPDGAASLESALSQHQDGLMDGGVDVSQVDTADGEKIVSHVFGGQQDRVASQLAGASRLGGVGGDLIKKLLPILAPIVMSYLANKVLGGRGQSGADASGGAGGSGQAGGIDLGGILGGILGGAAGGAGAGGTGGLGDLLGGLLGGGQPSSPAAVPDARRDSTLEPQAYPQGQPTGGAPRPGEVIEVDLPESQPEERKNEESSPGGLGGILGGLFGKK is encoded by the coding sequence ATGACCGAACTCCACGACATCCTGCAGCAGATCCCGGTAGACCAGATTGCCGGCATGCTCGGCACCGACCGGCAGACTGCGCAGGCCGCAGTGGAGGCCGCCGTGCCCACGCTGCTGGCGGGTATGCATGGGAACGCTCAAGCCCCCGACGGCGCCGCGTCGCTGGAGTCAGCGCTCAGCCAGCATCAGGACGGGCTGATGGACGGTGGGGTGGATGTTTCGCAGGTGGACACCGCGGACGGCGAGAAGATCGTGAGCCACGTCTTCGGCGGGCAGCAGGACCGGGTGGCCAGCCAGCTGGCCGGGGCATCCCGGCTCGGCGGCGTGGGCGGGGACCTGATCAAGAAGCTGCTGCCGATCCTGGCCCCGATTGTGATGTCCTACCTCGCGAACAAGGTCCTCGGGGGTCGCGGGCAGTCCGGGGCAGACGCGTCCGGCGGCGCGGGCGGGTCCGGCCAGGCCGGCGGCATTGACCTCGGCGGAATTCTGGGCGGGATCCTCGGCGGCGCTGCCGGCGGTGCCGGCGCCGGTGGGACGGGCGGGCTTGGCGATCTGCTGGGCGGGCTGTTGGGCGGGGGCCAGCCGTCTTCGCCGGCGGCCGTTCCCGACGCGCGGCGGGACTCAACGCTGGAACCACAGGCCTACCCGCAGGGCCAGCCCACCGGCGGTGCACCGCGCCCCGGCGAGGTGATCGAGGTCGACCTCCCGGAGAGCCAGCCGGAGGAGCGGAAGAACGAAGAGAGCAGCCCGGGCGGCCTCGGCGGGATCCTGGGCGGTCTGTTCGGGAAGAAGTAG
- a CDS encoding NUDIX domain-containing protein produces MDSPVPPTSSPALLHNALPGAAQSTELPIELRRPLGPRDPGDAWVEGDRGRFWGRFGSAGLLVHDPAKGVLLQHRALWSDQGGTWGLPGGALHQGEAAVHGALREAKEEAAVPPESVRVLFTSVFDVGYWSYTTVVAEVVEAFEPEISDPESLELQWVPVELVGDKELHPGFGAAWRGLQRRLLEFDAGTDQVNDAGPGGS; encoded by the coding sequence ATGGACAGCCCTGTTCCCCCGACCTCCAGCCCGGCACTCCTCCACAACGCGCTGCCCGGCGCAGCACAATCCACCGAGCTCCCGATCGAGCTGCGACGCCCCCTCGGACCCCGCGATCCCGGTGACGCGTGGGTCGAGGGCGACCGCGGACGGTTCTGGGGGCGGTTCGGTTCGGCTGGACTGCTGGTCCACGACCCGGCCAAGGGCGTCCTGCTCCAGCACCGCGCCTTGTGGAGCGATCAGGGCGGCACCTGGGGGCTCCCGGGCGGAGCCCTGCACCAGGGCGAAGCAGCGGTCCACGGGGCTTTGCGCGAGGCCAAAGAAGAAGCTGCCGTTCCGCCGGAGAGCGTCCGGGTGCTGTTCACCTCGGTGTTCGACGTCGGTTATTGGAGCTACACGACTGTCGTCGCCGAGGTCGTGGAGGCCTTCGAACCGGAGATCAGCGACCCGGAGAGCCTGGAGCTGCAGTGGGTTCCGGTGGAGCTCGTCGGCGACAAGGAACTGCACCCCGGCTTCGGGGCAGCGTGGCGGGGCCTGCAGCGAAGGCTGCTGGAGTTCGACGCCGGGACGGACCAGGTCAACGACGCCGGCCCGGGCGGCAGTTAG
- a CDS encoding VOC family protein has product MTTENHTPRPVRQLRLVVETEDYDAALTFYRDVLGLVEREAVPSNGEARITILEAGRATLELSNPAQVKYIDQVEADGQPSARIRVAFEVDDTQAATQNLVEAGGTLIAEPRETPWRSVNSRLNGPAGLQITLFQELDQPAD; this is encoded by the coding sequence ATGACGACCGAAAATCACACCCCGCGTCCTGTCCGGCAACTGCGCCTCGTCGTCGAGACCGAGGACTACGACGCCGCCCTGACCTTCTACCGGGACGTCCTCGGCCTCGTGGAACGTGAAGCGGTCCCCAGCAACGGGGAGGCACGCATCACGATCCTGGAAGCAGGCCGGGCCACCCTGGAGCTCTCCAACCCGGCGCAGGTCAAGTACATCGACCAGGTGGAGGCCGACGGTCAGCCGAGCGCCAGGATCCGGGTTGCCTTCGAGGTTGACGACACGCAGGCGGCCACGCAGAACCTGGTGGAGGCCGGCGGCACCCTCATCGCGGAACCACGGGAGACACCGTGGCGCTCCGTGAACTCACGGCTCAACGGCCCTGCCGGGCTCCAGATCACGCTGTTCCAGGAACTGGACCAGCCCGCCGACTAG
- the truB gene encoding tRNA pseudouridine(55) synthase TruB encodes MLSGLVIVDKPQGWTSHDVVGRMRRLAGTRKVGHAGTLDPMATGVLVVGINKATRLLTYIVGTSKTYTATIRLGESTVTDDAEGEVTATHSAAAVTEEAVRAGVAALTGEIEQIPSSVSAIKVNGERAYARVRSGEEVTLAARPVTIHRFEVHGLRPVRGGEALDVDVTVECSSGTYIRALARDLGNALGVGGHLTALRRTQVGPYTLDQAHTLEQLAEELDVLEMSKAARALMPNRELSDEETTEISFGRRIAAGPAAGTPEAATPEQPAAGFAPDGTLVALLADKGSYAKPVLVFAPDNEKRAPKQPTAEQQAGQ; translated from the coding sequence GTGCTTTCTGGACTGGTAATAGTGGACAAGCCGCAAGGCTGGACCAGCCACGATGTGGTTGGACGGATGCGGCGGCTCGCCGGTACCCGAAAGGTCGGCCATGCCGGAACGCTGGACCCGATGGCCACGGGGGTTCTGGTGGTCGGCATCAACAAGGCCACCCGGCTCCTGACCTACATCGTGGGCACCTCCAAGACCTACACGGCCACCATCCGCCTGGGCGAATCGACGGTCACCGACGACGCCGAGGGCGAGGTCACCGCGACCCACAGCGCCGCAGCGGTCACCGAGGAAGCTGTCCGGGCCGGCGTCGCCGCGCTGACCGGTGAGATCGAACAGATCCCCAGCAGCGTCAGCGCCATCAAGGTCAACGGTGAACGCGCCTACGCCCGGGTCCGCTCCGGCGAAGAAGTCACCCTGGCCGCACGTCCGGTCACCATCCACCGCTTCGAGGTCCACGGGCTCCGCCCGGTGCGCGGCGGAGAGGCGCTCGACGTGGACGTCACGGTGGAATGCTCCTCCGGCACCTACATCCGGGCCCTGGCCCGCGACCTTGGCAACGCACTCGGCGTCGGCGGTCATCTGACGGCGCTGCGCCGGACCCAGGTGGGCCCCTACACGCTGGACCAGGCCCACACCCTCGAACAGCTCGCCGAAGAACTCGACGTCCTGGAAATGTCCAAGGCCGCCCGGGCGCTCATGCCCAACCGCGAACTCAGCGACGAGGAAACCACCGAGATTTCCTTCGGCCGCAGGATCGCCGCGGGACCGGCCGCCGGGACACCGGAAGCGGCCACGCCGGAGCAGCCCGCCGCGGGCTTCGCCCCGGACGGGACCCTCGTGGCCCTGCTCGCGGACAAGGGCAGCTACGCCAAACCGGTGCTGGTGTTCGCGCCGGACAATGAGAAGCGTGCGCCCAAGCAGCCGACGGCGGAACAGCAGGCCGGGCAGTAG
- a CDS encoding bifunctional riboflavin kinase/FAD synthetase, which yields MVHIWNDPSEVPADFGPSVVTFGNFDGVHRGHQQVLSQLIRVARLNHARAVAITFDPHPAQVHRPESAPELIMGLEDKLVALGELGLDAVLVMKYSLELASLTPEEFVANVLVGSLKASHVVIGHDARFGRGNSGDLETMQELGRKLGFEVLVISEFGSEGFPLHGEVHNDGGTDRRCSSTWVREALREGDVATAAAVLGRSHRMRGEVVHGAARGRDLGFPTANLAPNASGYIPADGIYAGWLVDQAGTRWPAAISVGSNPTFDGVSRQVEAHVIDRPEEAVEDFDLYGQTVVVEFVARLRGMVAYRGPEALVDQMRLDVVQAHNILFAR from the coding sequence ATGGTCCACATCTGGAACGATCCGTCCGAAGTCCCGGCGGACTTTGGTCCTTCCGTCGTTACTTTCGGCAACTTCGACGGCGTGCACCGCGGCCACCAGCAGGTGCTCTCGCAGCTCATCCGCGTCGCCCGCCTGAACCATGCCAGGGCCGTCGCCATCACCTTCGACCCGCATCCGGCGCAGGTCCACCGCCCCGAATCCGCTCCCGAGCTGATCATGGGCCTGGAAGACAAACTGGTCGCGCTCGGCGAGCTGGGTCTGGACGCTGTACTCGTGATGAAGTACTCCCTCGAGCTGGCCAGCCTCACACCCGAAGAGTTCGTCGCCAACGTCCTGGTCGGCAGCCTCAAGGCAAGCCACGTGGTGATCGGCCACGACGCCCGGTTCGGCCGGGGCAACTCCGGGGACCTGGAGACCATGCAGGAACTCGGCAGGAAGCTCGGCTTCGAGGTGCTGGTTATCAGTGAGTTCGGCTCCGAAGGATTCCCGCTCCACGGTGAAGTGCACAACGACGGCGGCACGGACCGCCGGTGTTCCTCCACCTGGGTGCGCGAGGCACTGCGGGAGGGCGACGTCGCGACTGCCGCCGCCGTCCTGGGAAGGTCGCACCGGATGCGCGGCGAAGTGGTCCACGGTGCCGCACGCGGGCGCGACCTCGGCTTCCCCACCGCCAACCTCGCCCCGAACGCCAGCGGCTACATCCCGGCGGACGGCATCTACGCCGGCTGGCTCGTGGACCAGGCCGGCACGCGCTGGCCCGCCGCCATCTCCGTCGGCTCCAACCCCACCTTCGACGGCGTCAGCCGGCAGGTGGAGGCGCACGTGATCGACCGGCCGGAAGAGGCCGTCGAGGACTTCGATCTGTACGGCCAGACAGTAGTGGTGGAATTCGTCGCCCGGCTGCGGGGGATGGTGGCGTACCGTGGCCCTGAAGCGTTGGTGGACCAGATGCGCCTGGACGTGGTCCAGGCCCACAACATTCTGTTCGCGCGCTGA
- a CDS encoding aminotransferase class V-fold PLP-dependent enzyme, translating to MHPTTAGPAAQATAGNDTALLQRARDLDAADPLADYRDHFIGTGTELSYLDGNSLGRPLKRTVTDISSFIQDSWGGRLIRGWDEEWLELPQSIGDQLGRAVLGAAGGQTIIADSTTVVLYKLIRAALAAVTDPARTEMVLDTENFPTDRYLVEGIAREEGLTLRWIDADPASGVTVEQVRAATGPATAVVVLSQIAYRSGFLADLPGITAAVHDAGALVVWDLCHSAGSVEIALDAAAVDFAAGCTYKYLNGGPGSPAFAYVNARHLPGLQQPIWGWMGRKDAFEMGPGYEAAAGIRGFLSGTPAVFGMLAMRGTLDLLEEVGMAAVREKSRLLTGFAVELHDAWLAPAGVDLSTPRDPELRGSHITVDHPAFREMTAALWEQDVIPDFRAPHGLRIGLSPLSTSFTELYRGVAAIRERLEQGPSGQHQDRPFRQD from the coding sequence CTGCATCCGACGACGGCGGGCCCCGCGGCACAGGCCACCGCCGGCAACGACACAGCCCTGCTGCAACGCGCCCGGGACCTGGATGCCGCCGATCCGCTGGCCGACTACCGCGATCACTTCATCGGCACCGGGACGGAACTGTCCTACCTGGACGGCAACTCCCTGGGCCGCCCGCTCAAGCGCACCGTTACGGACATCAGCAGCTTCATCCAGGACAGCTGGGGCGGCCGGCTGATCCGCGGCTGGGACGAGGAATGGCTGGAGCTCCCGCAGTCCATCGGCGACCAGCTCGGCAGGGCCGTCCTCGGCGCCGCTGGGGGGCAGACCATCATCGCAGACTCCACCACGGTGGTGCTGTACAAGCTGATCCGGGCCGCGCTGGCCGCGGTCACGGACCCGGCACGCACCGAAATGGTGCTGGATACGGAGAATTTCCCCACCGACCGCTACCTCGTCGAGGGCATCGCCCGCGAGGAGGGCCTCACGCTGCGCTGGATCGACGCCGACCCCGCCTCCGGCGTGACCGTGGAGCAGGTGCGGGCCGCCACCGGACCGGCCACCGCCGTCGTCGTCCTGAGCCAGATCGCCTACCGTTCCGGTTTCCTCGCGGACCTGCCGGGCATCACCGCGGCCGTGCACGACGCCGGCGCGCTGGTGGTGTGGGACCTCTGCCATTCCGCCGGTTCGGTGGAGATCGCCCTGGACGCCGCCGCCGTCGACTTCGCCGCCGGCTGCACTTACAAATACCTTAACGGGGGACCGGGCTCGCCTGCCTTCGCCTACGTCAACGCCCGGCACCTGCCGGGCCTGCAGCAGCCGATCTGGGGCTGGATGGGCCGCAAGGACGCCTTCGAAATGGGGCCCGGTTATGAGGCGGCCGCCGGAATCCGCGGCTTCCTCAGCGGCACCCCGGCCGTCTTCGGAATGCTCGCCATGCGCGGCACCCTGGACCTGCTCGAGGAGGTCGGCATGGCCGCCGTCCGGGAAAAGTCACGTCTGCTGACCGGGTTCGCCGTCGAACTCCACGACGCCTGGCTCGCCCCGGCGGGGGTTGACCTCTCGACACCGCGGGATCCGGAGCTGCGCGGCAGCCACATCACCGTGGACCACCCGGCCTTCCGGGAGATGACCGCGGCGCTCTGGGAGCAGGATGTCATCCCCGATTTCCGGGCGCCTCACGGCCTCCGGATCGGGCTGTCCCCGCTGAGCACATCCTTCACCGAGCTGTACCGCGGAGTGGCCGCCATCCGCGAACGGCTGGAGCAGGGCCCTTCCGGGCAGCACCAGGACCGGCCGTTTCGACAAGATTAG